The Plasmodium knowlesi strain H genome assembly, chromosome: 14 region GGGGGATAAAGCTCACTGGGCTGGATGGATGCAGggattttatttcttctatgaactcgcatttttttatttctccttgtGTCTTCTTTTGGCGTGGAATGTTCGGTATGCAAAAATGGATGGGGGTGCTTGGAATGGGCTCCGTTTCTATTAGGGGCTGTTTTTGTCCATTCGAGGTACCCCTTTTTTCGCGTCTCCGTCTGGGGCGTCTGGGGCTATCCCCTGAGTTGGCCGATTTGTCTGGCCTACCCCCTTTATCcgcttttttattcttattcaTGGTTCCGCGCTGTAGTAGGGTACCACGTACGTCATCTCTAGAAGTGTTATTTTTCTCCGACTTGTGAATGTACTCCCCTGCTAAGTAGCTATCAAcgtgcccatttttttccttatcctgTAGGGTATATGGTAACTTCCcgttttcaccatttttaaaGGGATCGAAATTTTCATAAGCAGATGGGTCGAACGAGCTGTCCAAAACCAGTTCGTGCCAATTTAAGTCGTAGAAAACCTTTTCCGTGTTTAGGTCTTTCTTGAGGATTTCAATTTCGTCCATTTGGTCAAGGGGCAATGTGTGTAACTAGTAGGGGGGAAGTAATAAAACGAAGCGTTACTttctgtgatttttttttttttttttttttttttttttaccggtTCATCCCTCCCTTTAAcggttcacttttttcctgACCCGTTCAGGCAAATTTTGTTTCATCCCCTTGTTATATAATGCCCACGTCACAATGAAGGAGAATCCCCAATTTTGTGACTGTCCAGGTGAAGGTGTTGCTTCTATGAGGAGGCCGCAACTTATGTTAGGgatgaaaaacgaaaagtTGCTCAACGACCAGTAGTATACCAGCAGGAAAATCAACTGAAAGTGCAACTCATTCaggatatataaaaaataagcaaaaaaaaaaaaaaaaaaaaaaaaaaaaaaaaaaaaaatgcacaaatgggACAgaagatgggaaaaaaaggaatatgtcCTTATGTAGAGTCCTCTATAGACAATTAAACAACAGTAACTAGTTTCCCACGAGTGCGCAATTTCGACTTAAGGGCAACGGAAAGAACAAGCGGACAAGGGAATTTACGTTCAACTATCtgtcaaaagaaaaatgacaaggcggaaaaaatgtacttttcttctcattttttgttaGCAACATATGCGGAAAGGGCGAAGCATTTAGGGTTTTGAAAAGAATGTGAAAAGACagacataaaaaagggggaaacaggaaaaaaaatgataaagaatgagaaaaaagggggaataggaaaactcttttttttttttttttttttttttttcgtaaattgGCAATATATACCTACAATTCTGTTTTCTTATGTTGCactgtgattttttttttttttttttgctgtttttttttccctttttttcgcactttttccaatttgcaGGAAGCGAGAGAAATGTTTTACTGCTGTGGAGTGGCCCTCATCCTCTACCCATATCTACGTGCAGACAAACAGAGGAACTAAAAAATATAGTACCGCCTGTGTGGGCGTATGCACACATACGTACGTGCTTATCTTGCATTAATTCTGCAACAGAGCAACCCAGACAAGTAGCTTCCCCCTCTGGAAATGTTTTCCATTCCTGATCATTTCTCCTGCGTAACTGTTGCACACGCATCCTACCCCCCGCTTTAACTGATCTAGAGTTATTAATTTTACTGAGCTTCACgtcaaaaatattaatttgcACACAAGCCGTGCTGTGCAACACTATgctgtattttatttttccactttttttttttttttttttttttttttctctccaagCCCATTTATAGTACTATGTGCTCATTAACACGGCAACGGGTGCACCTGTGTCACTCCGCTTATTTTTGCAACACAAATGTGCATGacctgtttttcctttccctgtAAGAGGGTAGGAAAACGATTCACCCGTGGAGGGGCAAATCATGTACGTGCTGTCTAAAGGTTTGGATCGCGCGGGGATAGAACGTCAAGGAGTCGGACTTGCAACCTGTGCGAACGGATACACTCATGTGGGCATTTCAAAAGTGGAGCCCATGGGTACCTTGCAAAACGGGAGTTTTACTTTCACGCATAGGTCGTCAGGTTAAGAAGGCGAATCGAAGGatatgggaaaaataaagcaataGCGCGGGAATATCACGATGGATGAGAATATCCTTaagtacacataaaaaattgcGCTGCCTTTGCTACCAAATAGaatgaatgagaaaaaatatgtatatatataggggCTCATGCGCACTGCCCCAATCACCCCAGGCACAGTGTGCACACGAACACGCGAAATACATGTCCATATGTGAAAGCTACATGCAGGTGAacactttttcaaaaaaaaaaaaaaaaattttttacgcATAAAATAAAGTGACACGAAAAAATGGGTTAGAATAAAGGGGGTATCATCCCTTTAGTGGCATTTTGCTTAAAAACGtagaaacaaaataaacaccTTCCCCTCATGGTGTCTTCTCAGTTACAAATTCTTCTCGACGTTGATATTAACTCCCCGTATGTTGCATTCCGAGCGATCTGTAATTTCGGATATGTCAGAAAAGTGCGTCTTATTCTTGTCAATAATGGTTGGCCCGCCCAGCTTGTGAACCCCCGTGTAGGTCGATTTGTCATCATGGAACCTCACATTCGCAGCTTTGGTCCCATAAAGGACTGGTCCACTGGAAGCTTCATTGCATAATGTTTCTACAAACTTCTCATAATCCAACTTGTGCTTATCTACCAAATGCTTAACTGCCTCAACAAACTGGTCATAGTTAATTCTTTTAGCTCCTTTCGCTTTAACCTTCGCGAATGTGAGGTCAGCATCCACGGCTGTCAGTTTTTTGTTCAGCAATTCTAAGAAAGGGATAAAGTGGgcgagacaaaaaaaatgacacagTTATGTCTTCCAAATGGGATATATATGGAAACGTTTTTACAAGCAAAGGtatgaatggaaagaaatagcacttttcctcttccctgTTTCCCCGAAAgagcaattttttcattaaaaggGGGAACAAAAAGGTACAACAAAAttcgacaaaaaaaaaaaaaaaaaaaaaaaaaaaaagaatgcgtGCAACTTTTTACACACTTGCATGAACACATGCCAACCGTTCCTGAGAAGACGGGCATATTCACATTTCACACATTACATATGCACACTTTTACGGACTAGTGATGAGCCCATCGGGGAGAATCCCCATTTTGAATGCCTTACTAGAgtccttcaaaatttttacgaAAGTTCTGCTGTCCATATCAGCCTCGTTCTTGGTGTATATGTAGAAGgcgttttccattttgagaaaatatgtatgcggtttatattaaaaaaaaaaaaaaaaaaaaaatggttcacACTTGTGGGAATTGCAGTTGGGATTACATAGTGGGACAGAAATTAACAGCACAGAGGAGAAAAACCAAGGGGGGATTGGAAGATATCTGTTAAGATTTACTTCTGAAAACGGTTAACGTAGAgcggaaaagggggggaaggttcGAAATGGTGAATGTGAGAGGGTGTTCATGTGTAACTTCAAGACAGGCACGAAtaaaggcaaaaataaatcaaacaaaggaaaacgaaaaaaaaaactatttaGATGCCGATAAACCAAATGGGAAATCaaattcataaaaattaacGATCAAGGTTAAAGCTATTTtgatataaattttttttttttttttttttttttttttttttgtgcaaaaattATGACCTGTTAATGTAGAACTTGCTGGGCCACATATTTTTAGcgcctgaacggttcatgcGGAAAAGTGTGCGTCCAAAAAAGGCAAGCCGTTTTTTCgtataacaattttttgcaaaaagaaCGAATGTCCCATATTTTTGTATCACTGGAGAAACAGCTAGCTATTTgtgcagaattttttttttttttttcccaaaacgCATGAATGGTCAGAAGATATGCAAATAAATGTTAGGGGCTGCGGGAAAGGCAAGCATCCTCACGCTCGTCGCTCGTTTTgtaaaagaagaggaaaagtcAAACTGGTATATAAATGAACTGGTGAGCGAGTTAACAGGACAACAAGTGACCATTTTAAACTATCTGGCATCTAAAAAACTTTTCGGCCAACTGGCGGGGATATCCACTTTTCTTCCGGTAGGGACACAGGCAGGCAGAAAAGAGCCCAACGTCGcctaaaaggggaaagcagATTATCGCACGTTACTTTTCTAACTTCCCTTCGTAAGAAAAAGAGGTATTTTACCAAGCGTTGAACACCTTTGCGCATTTGCAGCGTTGTAACTTTTCACGCGCTcgctttatttgttcataCATTCTACCCCTTTTGACGTACAACATGAACGGCATCAGCATAATGGTAAAAATGGTCAACATGCCAAAAGTCTTGGTAAGTTTTACAGGTGCGCGGCGCAATGGAGGATATTTTCCATGCCAGCCATTTGGACCACTTGCTACGCAGCTTAGCAAAGTTGGCTCTAAGCACatgttttgtatttcttccaGTATGGACTGTGTCCGTCCTTTCACACgttgtccccttttttcccatgcCCTCCTTGCAAAACAGGCGCAAGTGCGATGCTTTTCCGatcggaaaaggaaaattatgaacGGAACAGAATACATCAGGCGAAAAACTGGCTATGGCGGAAGGATAAGAAGAAACAGGCAAGCGCCTGCATATAAGAGGTGAGCACTTTGTCCAAGTCCAACAAACGGGATAAATAACATGCCagctctctttttttttttttttttttttttttttttgtaaagttaaaaaataaaaaaaataaaaaaaaagggggagaaatatCTTGCCTCATGTGTACCTTTTTCCTGCCACGGCGGCAGTGTTTCTCAACGCACGCACTGAtctttatatatgtgtgtttgGGGGGGAAGACGTTCCCCACGTTGTCAGAACATATGACATGGACAGGTGAATAATATGCAGATCGTTACACCTTCCCGATCGATTTTACCGTGCGCGAGTAACTATTACTGAGTCAACCACTTCCCAGCACATTAAacgaagaacaaaaaaaaaaatatatatatagaataaTAATAAGAGGCGCATTCGTGCGGATGAGTAAAAGAGCCAAACGAATTTTGCACACTGTGCAGGTGCAAAGAGTAGCATAAGAACATGGGTTTTACCCCACACATTTCATATGGGCAACTGAACGAATGGGTACCTAAATCTTCTCAAAAACGGACATTTTGGCGGAGCGCGCAGATTTGTTGGCCTTTAACTCCTCTTCGTTGGGGGTTATATCGACgtcgttaatttttttccataagtTCTTCCTACTATGGACAAACATTTCCACACACTTGTATTCCAATGAATGGTATGAAATAACGACAAGTCTTTTTTTGGCCCTTAACAATTTATAACTCGATAATAAAAATTCCTTTAAGGCCTTCATTTCATCGTTGATGTAAATTCGAAATGACTGAAACACCCTGGACAAGACTTTCTGATTCgctttgtaattttttttgcatgtggAAAGAACGATGTCTCGTAGCTGATACGTGGTCCTGATAGTTCCACTGCTTTTCCTCCactgtacaatttttttggcaattttatacgcctttttttcctgaccatatgtgtgcataataAACCTTAACTGTTGGGCGCTGTACGTGTTGAGGATTTCTccgattccttttttcggcTCACTTTGGGGGCTCTCCCCCTTGGCTCGCTTAATCTGGTTAGTCTGATCGTATTGGTAATCCTCGTTTGAACCACCTTCCTCCCGTTCGATACTTTCCCGACACATCCGATCGTACTCCTCATCTGTGTACCTGTCTATGCTCATGTCAAGGAGACCGTTGTGCTGGTAACTGAACCCCCTCCTCCCACATTTCAGCTGGTGTGTAGATACACCCAGATCGAGTAGAATGCCACTGTATCTTCCAAACAAGGGAAGGCCATGCCGATGGAGAAGGTGAATGATGTATCTGTAGTCTCCGTGTATCATTGTTAGTTTATTCGTATCTACATAGCATTGCAGTTTCTGTTTGCTGTAATAAATGGATTCTATGTCCTTGTCTATGGCAACCACTCTGCTTGTTCGTggaaaactttttaaaatttccaaaGTATGTCCGCCACCGCCCAGTGTTGCATCGATGTAATACTCAGGTGAAGTATTCTGCATTAGGGAAACCCGCGGGGTAGATGTAGATGAAGGGGGCTTAACAGAAGCATCCCTTTCTTGCGTTGTCCCTTCTggtttctttccatttttcatttccccctgCAGAGTTAtacccttttcttttccttcttttctctcccctggtgaggaaataataaaataggaGGGGCGTGCTTCGCCCTGTTCTTCTACTCCATTTGTGTCGTATCCTTGTTGGTAACGCTTTTCCGTGTTGTCCTCTGTGGGGTCGTCAACCCTAAGGTAGCGTATGACTTCGTTAGCAAGCACAGGGGTATGGTAGACATACGAACTGTCTAATATGTTGACTTCATCTTGACATTCCCCTTCTGGATTCGTCGCAAAGTTTGTTGGGTGGCGGTTTGAGTTTACGACGATTCTTCCATGCCTGCTACGGAGGTCACTACATGGTCTACCTCTCTGCGGCGTGAAAGGGGGGGCGAGTGTCTTCTCCGGGTGACTGACCCAAAAGCAGTGACCACACGTGCTAAGCAGGGCAAGGGAAAGGAACAGTGAGTTGTGCATCCAGCATTTGAGGGGTACACGCGggggccaaaaaaaaaaaaaaaatgacaaagtgagaaaaaagaaaaaaaaaaaaaaaaaaaaaaggtaaggTAAGGTAAACTGGGAGGTGTATTTAAGCAGGCATGAAAAGCGGGAAacaataagaaataaaataataaaataataataaaataaaacagccTAGAGATGTGCCCAAATGAAGTATCCAAcggaatgttttttttttttttttttttttttttgcgctcaCCAACGATTGAAAGAATAACCGACGCACAGAGCGCCTGCAACGTGCGCACACAACGGAACAAGAGATTTGTAAGAGTCGCTACAAgcagggggagaaaaaataatataaaataaaaaaaaaaataataaaatagtgTAATGTAATATGATGTGATGTATTATAATGTAACGTAATAAACACAGTGGAAAACTCCCATAGGTACAACTTCCCTCTGCATGCGCCTAtcatgataattttttctaaagtACATTTTGACTACCCCTATTTTTACCCCTCCGTGCGTTCCTATTGGTGCTGATTTGTACCAACggcatcccccccccccccccctcccgtACGTACATGTGTGAAAAATTTAAGCTGTTCAGGATATTCCCATTTGCAGTCCCTTTTTTGAGGAAATACACACCACGGGGGAACCCCAAGGATAAGCGGTCAAGCGGTCAAGCGGTCAAGCGGTCAAACGGTCAAACGATCAAACGGTTAAACGATCAAACGGTTAAACGGATAATAGGATAATCAactaagaaggaagagagagGAAACTGTTAGAAAGAAAAACTCGCCGATCAGCCTCACCCAAAATGAATGTAGGCGTGTACCTCCTAACAGCATTCCTTCTATACGCATCCCTACTGAATTACAAAACCTTGGTACACCTGATTACCCCCCCTTTTGGTGAGCACATACAGAAGGGGGACGACCCTGTCTATAATGCCATTGATAAGTATTTGCACATCTTCCTGGAATATGGGTTCGTTAGCATCTACCTTATAGTTGCATTTAAGCCACACAGAAATGTGTACTCGAAGCAGAGTCCCCAGAACTACCTCTTTGCCAAAGTGTTGctagtgttttttttttttttcctgttccacTTTCTCCTTAATATCAAAAATaacttccccctaaacatcTTCTATCTAATACTTACGACATTCCACTTGTCtgaatttttcctctcctttttacACAACAAGAATAATTCAAATTACTACAACTTTTTAGTGAATCCTAATTGTGGCTATGTGTACTTCTTCATCCTTACGTTGCTTGAATATTACgcaaagattttttttttcgtcttggTGCCCTTTTGTGAGAAGTATTTTAGCAAGAGACTCCTCCAGAACCTCCTCAttgtgaattattttttcttcaagaaTTTCGTACAGAATGGGCGAGCTGTATGCACCTACTTCTATGTTGATCAGATCGATTGGGGGGTTAATCGAGGGGAATGCCAAGTCGGCATTGGAGTAAACTCGAACCTTGGCACTGATTTTACCGTTGGTGTGGGCGCGGGGGAGTCATCCTTACTGCGCCTTCTACAGAACCGCATACGCATGCGGGGAGAGCTACACAGGGGGGCCTTCGCACTCCCCTTAGCAAAAAGACAGGGATGTTCTTCACAAGGCGATGTAAAATATACTGGAGAAAAGAACGCATGTTTCACGGGTgatgttttttcccttgggGGGATCTATGGAGAATGCCTCTTCACCACAGGGCCACCCCCTTTTGACACATGCAAAAAGTACGACTTAAACAACTCCATATACCAGAAAATTATTCACCAATACGCAGGCATATTTGATAAGTATGAAGTGAAGGGAAGTTACAAACGAGCACACAAGTACCACCTCTTCTTTGTACTGCTATGCATGCTCTTTTCCTTGTGTGGTTTACTTTTGCGAATATTAGGTTTAGCTCATTGTTCCAAGAACTTCTCCTTCTACGTTATGGACACCGACCACTTGGTCGACAAATGTATCAAGAACAAACATACGTTGGTGAAGTCTGGTGTGTACAAGTATATGAGGCATCCCTGCTACACTGGATGGTTCTTCTACGCATTATGTAAGGCTCCACTAGAGTGTATCCCCGttcgtgtgtgtgtgtgggagGCAATTACTCTCTATCCAGATCCCCCACTTTGTGTATCGAAGAAGAGTGTATTTATTCACATATATCCGCTAGTACAAACACATGTGTTTCatcccttttccccctctcaGTCTTGCAACTGCTCCTCCTCAACCCTTTCTGCTTCGTCTTAAGTTTTTTTGTATTATGGGCGTACTTTTATCACACCATCAGAATGGAAGAGAAGTACTTATTGGAGTGTTACGGCGAGGAGTACAGAAATTACAAGCTGGAAACACCCAACAtatagtaaggcaaaatggaggcaaaaaaaaaaaaaaaaaaaaaaaaattacatccgTTGGGATGTTATAAATCTGAGTGGTCCAGGAGAAAGTGCACAAAAGATACTTATGGTTATCCTCCATGTGggtgctatttttttttttttttttttttttttttttttttttcctaacgTAGCATCCCCTTTATGGGCGGAATTTAACCTGTCCGGAAGAGGATTCTTCCAAATGAAATACACGGGTAaggcttcttcttccaaaCAGGGATTTCCTTCACACATGTACTTTTTCGTCTTGTCCTCCCCCTTCCGGTGTTCACCACACGGagattttttccctcctgaTTGGTACACACATTTGGGAGACCACCTAATGGAGTGTAAATCCTCTTCATGTGTAGCCAAATATTACATTATATaaatacccctttttttgtaatccATCAGGCCGTTAATATGATATTCTTCACTTCTTCCACCATAATTTCTGCATCGGCGGAAAGACACTCATTGGGCTCATTGGGTTCCTTGCTCTCCAAGGAAATATTCTCTCCGTTGCTCTTCCACAAACAGAGGGCTGTGTGCACAGCGTTCTTGTACATGTTGATGTACTTATTGGTGTAGAGCTTTTCATCGACGAAGTATTTTAGTTCCTGCGGTGAGGGGGAGGCACACATTTCATTGGATCGGTACGCGCGAAcgaacacacacatatttatatatgtgcagTCGTCCACCTTGGTATTTGCGCACGTATGAACAACGTGAACGACGATGATGGATGCACAGGTACTCACGTTCAAGGCGCTTTCGTGGGCACTCTCCACGAAGAGACTGGGGTACTCGTAGTGGTTCAGGCATCGCAGGAGTTGGAAACCTAcatgaagggggggggggggggggagcgTGAAATTAGTTTGCACAGGAACACGCAaatgtgcacacatgtacGTATCTGGTTGTGTATGTGCGTATTtgtgataaatttttttttttttttttttttttttttttttttcctccccacaGTTATGCTCGGCGTTGTAGGAAACCTCCACGGAGCCATTATCCCCGAACACCTTGATGTCGAAGATCTTGTTGCTCGATTTGTCGGAAATGTTAAAGTAGCAATTCAGTGAATCGAAGAGCGCACTGCCCGCAATGGACTTCACGGTGACATTCTCGCCCTTCACAGAGTAGCATTTGGCAGATACACTTTTGGGCTTGGAAAATAGAAACTCAATTAACGATATAATCAACACCGTTTTGTAGAAGAGCACATTTTCTATTCCCTCATTTTCTGTTAAAAACGGCATGAACGTAGATTCAATTTGAAcagcatatatatgtaccccTAATTCGTTCagtgtattttttaaattataaaaaacgCGCTGATTTGTTAAAACGTTGAAGATATTCCAATAAAACTGtctgttcgtttttttaaattctgcCTTCACGTCGTAGATAATATCGTTATCCATATTAAAGTTCTTTAGGGATGCTTTTAATTTACTTAATTTTTCTATATCAATTGATGGTAAGTTTGAACtgaaaataaagtaaaatttcttttggTTTATCACGTAGTCCAATATTAGCTCATGGAGCTTCGACGTGGACATGGCTATAAAGAGAAGATGAACACCATCCAGATTTTGCTTTTCAATGAACTTAAGCACGTTGTCGTTTGTGTTCGTTTCTGTATCGTACAGACCGAAGGTGTCCACAAAGCACTTGCTCATTTTTGCGTCTTTGCAGAAGAGGTACTTTATTTTCCACTCCACCGTCAGCAGGGGGATCCATGAGAAACCTTCATTGTCACAGATGAGAaataactccttttttttgtgcgtcATTTTGGAGGGACATCAatctgtgtgtatgtgtgtgtatatgtgtgtatatgtgtgtatgtgtgtgtgtgtgaggggggaaaagtcTAACGGGGTATATATACCTCCCTATACGTGCACCTACGTGTATACCTGTTCGAGCGACAAGGGGAATGTGCTTACCAAATATTTGtacaccccccttttttgcaacGCTCTGATGGAGAAAATACACTGCCCTGAAGCGGCCAACTTTATTTTCGCTTTGACAAGTGCCCAGGGGAAGACGCAAAAACACGCTTCACTAGAAATAATCCAAACGTCAATGTCCACACAGTATTatccggaaaaaaaaaaaaaattacacacacGAAAGCAGTACACCATGTGAAGAGCAGCAggttaataataataaaaaataataaaataaaaaaaaaaaaaaaatgtgcactcCAAAGCAACtataaaaatgcacaaataaaaaaaggataaaataacTTCCAACAGTCACACAAAATTCCTACACagcagtattttttttttttttttttttttttttttttttttttcccgtccATGTTGATATAACTGTGCGAATATATGCATGCAGAATGGGGTACAGAAGAAAATGCAATTTGTTTAAACAACTACAACAAGTCCATTTTTGACGATCATGGTGAGCATGGCAGTCTGTTGTTACTTCGTTTGTCACTCAAATGGATGCACGCGATGGGGCTGTTGGAcggaaaaaaacgcaaatgTATTCCCGAATAGACGACGGGGGaaaggcaattttttttttttttttttttttttcccaccaaTTGGTATTAAAGGAAGTGCGAAGTTCACGGTGCTGTTGTCGAGCGACTCGTATGACGAGCTCCCCTCCATCATTAGGCCATTGCGTTGGAAATCTTTTCCTCAAAAGGGGTATGCATCcgtccccccccccaaaaacaCACATAAAAGGGTGCGCACgctgaaattcattttttttttcaacatatCCGCGTGGTGCATATTCCCTTGTAAGAAGAAAGGATTCATTCAGAATTAACCTCGCACAGGGGGTATGCCCTTCTGTGGAGTGGCAAAGCATTTCCTGTGTAACCCTATCCTAATTATCACACAGAACACAGCAAACAATAGCTGCTAAGTGAGGAGCCCCCTGCTTTCCTCCCCCAATCAGACATGGTACTTGActtcgaaaaaatgaaggcaaATTTCTAATATGCGTAAATGTAGGAATGGTTTGTGtcttttcatttgttcattattttatttattttttccctatatACCGATACACACGGGTTATTCTCCCCTATGGTGTAAAAGACAAAATCGGGTTCCTATAAGGATGCATCATTCAACTGCTCTTTTAATAGAAAGAAATAAGGCATGTGTACCTCGCCATTATTCTGTGGACCTGGTTCATGCGGTTTGtcttccccttaaaaaatatatatatatatagacgAATGAACATGCGAACTTGCTACGCGTCCATTTCTGCGTTCTGGAACCCGCGAAAGGGCGAATGTGGCACAACTCTCTCCTGTTGCACAGGTAGAAGAGTGGAACATGGGTGGATGTACGAGAAAACTTT contains the following coding sequences:
- a CDS encoding p25-alpha family protein, putative, translating into MENAFYIYTKNEADMDSRTFVKILKDSKLLNKKLTAVDADLTFAKVKAKGAKRINYDQFVEAVKHLVDKHKLDYEKFVETLCNEASSGPVLYGTKAANVRFHDDKSTYTGVHKLGGPTIIDKNKTHFSDISEITDRSECNIRGVNINVEKNL
- a CDS encoding S-adenosyl-methyltransferase, putative, coding for MHNSLFLSLALLSTCGHCFWVSHPEKTLAPPFTPQRGRPCSDLRSRHGRIVVNSNRHPTNFATNPEGECQDEVNILDSSYVYHTPVLANEVIRYLRVDDPTEDNTEKRYQQGYDTNGVEEQGEARPSYFIISSPGERKEGKEKGITLQGEMKNGKKPEGTTQERDASVKPPSSTSTPRVSLMQNTSPEYYIDATLGGGGHTLEILKSFPRTSRVVAIDKDIESIYYSKQKLQCYVDTNKLTMIHGDYRYIIHLLHRHGLPLFGRYSGILLDLGVSTHQLKCGRRGFSYQHNGLLDMSIDRYTDEEYDRMCRESIEREEGGSNEDYQYDQTNQIKRAKGESPQSEPKKGIGEILNTYSAQQLRFIMHTYGQEKKAYKIAKKIVQWRKSSGTIRTTYQLRDIVLSTCKKNYKANQKVLSRVFQSFRIYINDEMKALKEFLLSSYKLLRAKKRLVVISYHSLEYKCVEMFVHSRKNLWKKINDVDITPNEEELKANKSARSAKMSVFEKI
- a CDS encoding protein-S-isoprenylcysteine O-methyltransferase, putative; this translates as MNVGVYLLTAFLLYASLLNYKTLVHLITPPFGEHIQKGDDPVYNAIDKYLHIFLEYGFVSIYLIVAFKPHRNVYSKQSPQNYLFAKVLLVFFFFFLFHFLLNIKNNFPLNIFYLILTTFHLSEFFLSFLHNKNNSNYYNFLVNPNCGYVYFFILTLLEYYAKIFFFVLVPFCEKYFSKRLLQNLLIVNYFFFKNFVQNGRAVCTYFYVDQIDWGVNRGECQVGIGVNSNLGTDFTVGVGAGESSLLRLLQNRIRMRGELHRGAFALPLAKRQGCSSQGDVKYTGEKNACFTGDVFSLGGIYGECLFTTGPPPFDTCKKYDLNNSIYQKIIHQYAGIFDKYEVKGSYKRAHKYHLFFVLLCMLFSLCGLLLRILGLAHCSKNFSFYVMDTDHLVDKCIKNKHTLVKSGVYKYMRHPCYTGWFFYALFLQLLLLNPFCFVLSFFVLWAYFYHTIRMEEKYLLECYGEEYRNYKLETPNIYIPFMGGI